One genomic segment of Roseovarius carneus includes these proteins:
- the mraZ gene encoding division/cell wall cluster transcriptional repressor MraZ: MARRFRGEGTHKVDAKGRVSIPASFRRVLEAGDPNWREGDAPELVIVYGDHRRKFLECYTIEAINEVDDKIDALPRGSNERKMLERLFHGHSHPTIVDDTGRIVLPAKLRKKIELEGEAFFMASGDTFQIWKPETFDTVELARTEAWLDGLPEGTDPLIFLDGVKGD; this comes from the coding sequence GTGGCACGCAGGTTCAGAGGTGAAGGCACCCACAAGGTGGATGCGAAGGGCAGGGTGTCTATCCCGGCCTCGTTTCGCCGTGTGCTGGAGGCGGGCGACCCGAACTGGCGTGAGGGCGACGCGCCCGAGCTTGTCATCGTTTATGGCGACCATCGCCGCAAATTCCTCGAATGTTACACGATCGAAGCCATCAACGAGGTGGACGACAAGATTGATGCCCTTCCGCGCGGCTCCAATGAGCGCAAGATGCTGGAGCGTTTGTTCCACGGGCACAGCCATCCGACCATTGTCGACGATACCGGGCGCATCGTGCTGCCCGCCAAGCTGCGCAAGAAGATTGAGCTTGAGGGTGAGGCGTTCTTCATGGCGTCGGGCGATACGTTCCAGATCTGGAAGCCCGAGACATTTGATACCGTTGAATTGGCCCGCACCGAGGCATGGCTGGACGGGTTGCCCGAGGGCACTGACCCGCTCATCTTTTTGGATGGTGTGAAAGGGGATTGA